Sequence from the Pecten maximus chromosome 8, xPecMax1.1, whole genome shotgun sequence genome:
CCAACGAATCTAATTGCATTTTTTTCGTTCAATCGACATGATTGCTTATTTCTTTATTTGGATCTGTGTTCACAACttcataaaagaaaataatatcaCGAATTGAATTATAACATcaaattatgattataaatattgacaaatCTCTATCAAATTGGCGCTTGTCGGACTGTTTCTTTTGAAAGCACTTGGAGATTTAAAGTAATAGCTAAAACTACTAAAATCACTTTAATACATTTCCCGTGATATTGTAAGGCACTCACAAAAGCATATTGAAAGAGAGCACTCTCAATTAAATAGTCGATAACTATATGAATACAAGTGGTATTCAAGGCAAATATGAACGCAATACGCCTAAGTTCATGTCGGAATGTCAATTGTTCATTTCCCGTGTATTATCATAAGCTGGTAATTGATTTTATCTAAATATGTGTTACTTGTGATAAAAGTGGTGTTCCTCGTTGTGctctatatttatgtttttaccTTTAGTTGCTGCTCGTATGTAGGTACAGGTGTGTTTAACAGGTGCAAAACCTATAGCACCCTATCGTAAATTCACCATTTATGCCAATAAGTAGACGTCAGATTTCAATCTAAACCGATTAGTTCGTTCAGTCTTccaaaatgattaaaatatgctaaatacttcATATGTATAGAAGTTCTAAACATAATTGTCATGCCTGAATTGAGAAGCGTCCATCGGGaaaaatattgtgattgataggttgaaaagaaaattgatatataattagttTTTGTTATTGAATTTGGTCAATATTCCTTGACCTTTCTCCTTACCCCCGGGATTAAGTGGGTATGTACTCgaatatacaggtaacagtttGACACACTTAACATATGACCAGCTTACAAACAGGCTTCAGTAGTTAATCCTTCTACCTTTAAATCCGAAATGAGTAGGGTATACATCAAAGAAAAGTAAAGTCCATTTCAGGAGTTTAGGGGTGTCAGGTAAAGGTGTAATGTCAGTTAGCTTTAACGCAGGTTTGAAGAGGATCGATTAGGGCTTATTTGTTGTaatcacagatatatatacctaacgTTTTGACCAATAATTTTGACTAGCATTAAGTCCGTATTTATACAGCCGTAGGGATATTGACGGGACGGACGTCAAACTGTCCGGCAGATGGGAGCCATACAAACCTCCCGGTAAACAAACTCAACTGTAAGCATCTAGAGACCATGCCATGGTAAGTACGTTGTcgttttgtgtatttattttaaacttaaagtacatgtactatttGCAATGTAAACTAATTACGTACATGTATTCCTTgcaatataaactagtaattTTATTACAGATTTGTATTTAATTACTATTGCTTATCATATATTGAAACTAAAAAGGGATACCGTAATCAAACAGTtcttataatacatataaacgTATATATATTGACCGTCGATTTGAAATTTGttccaagtccctgtgtatacAGCTGTCTCGTCCGAAATGTACATATTTCTTCTTTTTGTCGGTTTGAAGTTAGACTTAATATTTAGTGTGTATGTCGTCTGCTCTGTTGTTTTCGTTGACACAGCTTCAGTTAATGGAGAAAtacatatttcaatttaaacGTTTTACCTGAATATGATACAACTATTATTGTGtaaattttctttttgataGGGAAAGCATATTAAACGTATACGATCTATATTATTTCCTCACAAAAACATCATCTGTcttaatttatatatagagaatacatggtcagtgtcttaaaatatatgctgtatttttggcacgggacagaaagacaaaatatagtttatattttaaGAAACTGGCCATGtgttctatttatcctgcaacagtcatcaaaaataatcattttcaagtaaaacggtgtcaaaaatgatagaaatatgttcgccttttaaatgttgtttcactatgaagtaggtcagtcgaatcgacgcacgtgctaagattctaaaatacagctgttttctgTCACTGTCGTATTTAGCAAAAATATATAaggtgggtgtattccgacaatgcggtggcagttgcaggataaaattatataatgtatgagatTTTTTTACCTTGAATTTTATGAAAGAAATGAGATCATGGTAAGTTGAAAATTGGCAGGGAATTATTTTTGGTAACATGGTAATTAGTTGACGGAAAGCAATATCGTCGTGATCTCGTTAATTACGATTAtgaaagtgaaaacaaaactatGTCAGGCCAATTTTAGTTTATATCTTTTTCGCATTAATACCGAAGATCTTATCACTTCAATCAGTTAACCTGTGAAGCAACGCCAGGTTCGATAACTGCTGTTAAACTAAATGTATCCCATGCCCTTGTTTAGAGAGACccagatatttttttcaacatttgcCTCAAAGTTTCATCAAGATGTTCGATAGGAAATTCAAACGTTTGGAGATAACgtgtcattttaaaattattatttctaGGTCACGTGATCAATATAATCCAATCAAATACGGTTCATTAGGATgataaataaattaagaaattCAATCGTGTTAGGGTAACGTGATTTTCCTTATTTCTAAGTCACGTGATCAATATAATCCAATCAAATACTGTATCAGAGGGATGACGTGTAATATGGGAAGTATTGTACAACAGATAAACACCGTATTTGCAccattcaaaacaaattgaaatttaGATAGAGTAGAGCTAGAATTAATCAAACTACACCAGTCGGTGACACTAGGGGACTACAATGATCAAGGGCTGAGAACGAGGAACTTAAAATGATGATGTAGGACGAAAGAAATTTCGAGATCTACTTAGGGATAACTTAAAATAATGATGTAGGACGAAAGAAATTTCGAGATCTGCTTAGGGATGTTGAAAGGATCAATCATGAAATGAGCATCTTTTTCTTCAGTATTggattaaaaataaacattaggtacacatgtatattctGAACCTTACCACTGTTCAAATTACTTATAGCTTGGCAGGCGGGTTACGATAAACCTCGTGGATTAAACAGTCTACAAGGAGAGTGTACAACCTGCACTCTAGATATACACATGGTATTAGCAATTTTTATTAATAGACCATGGCCATAGTTTATGACACGGACATGAAATGTTGAAGCTAATACAGTATATGGTTTATGAATACTACGCAGATCACATGCTGCATGAATCTTGACAGCTCAGTGGGTTAGAGCGTGGGCCACGTAACCTCATATCACAGTTGCTAGGTTCGACAATCCCAGACCGTGTctgccctacaggtaaggcgtaagaattgtacctgctgcccccattgcatgatcgtaagaggcgactaaatttgggatcttatcttttctcctctttcttaacagctttcttcttcctaatgtctcccttgacaatgcctcacttttggcctttatttgagcgttcgcccctgtgaggaaggctttgtgttctgtcccctggccgagacataccagagtcattaaaaatggtagttgctactcctgcttagcgctcagcatatctggagtgggacgactggttcgcccgttgtcagtatgatgtgaccgggagaagtgtcctgctgggtgtcttcggcagtatgcttcagtgaggtggcaatataaatcggcaaaagttccggcctatcacaaggagacttaacacgaacataccgcagcctcccaaaacacacatacgcactcaccacacgcatgtatgtcgcacgcacgggaggccgtccttaaatgaccttagctgttaataggacgttaaacaaaataaaccaaaccaaaccaaacccagcCCGTGTGGGTATGTGTTTCTCGGGAGCTGAGAAACATGACGGTCTGTGCtatcgtggttgtgtcctttaGAAAGACACGTTATCCTCAAGGTTCTGAGTGACATACGACAGGTATGTTGTTGAgttaggtagtcaccaactactacaaggatagCCCGCCTAAAATTACCCTCGCTGTTCATGcggtgataaacccagcaaacaatcGCATCACACGCTCACCAAAATCGGCTCTTTATACATTCAAAATAAAGGGCTAAACATGGTCTGACCTAATGTTAAAAAAAGAACATGATTATCAACAGGGACCAGATTTCCTAGTTGATTTGAGGATTTTAGTTACTCTCCTGACATAATGGTACCACAATGGCCCTGGCTGATGATGTATCCTTgtcatccgtcctcatatgaccttggctgttggtttCTCCTCGACACCCATCCTCACATAAGCCTGGCTGTTGCTGTCCCGCCGACACCCGTCCTCAACATGACCCTGGTTgtctggttgttggtgtcccccatgacacccgtcctcaaattaccctggttgttggtgtcccccatGACACCAGTCCtcaaattaccctggctgttggtgtcccccatgacacccgtcctcatatgaccctggctgttggtgtcccccatgacaccagtcctcatatgaccctggttgttggtgtcccccatgacacccgtcctcacacgaccctggttgttggtgtcccccacgacacccgtcctcatatgaccctggttgttggtgtccccatgACACCAATCCTTACATaaacctgactgttggtgtcccccatgacacccgtcctcacatgaccctggttgttggtgtcccccatgacacccgtcctcatatgaccctggttgttggtgtcccccatgacacccgtcctcatatgaccctggttgttgggTGTCccccatgacacccgtcctcatatgaccctggttgctGCTATTccccatgacacccgtcctcacatgacccgGGTTGTTGGGTGTcccccttgacacccgtcctcatatgaccctgactgttggtgtcccccatgacacccgtcctcatatgatcctggctgttggtgtcccccaaTGACATCCGTCCTCACATAAATCTGGCTGTTGTGTCatcattgacacccgtcctcatactcACATGACCCGGGTTGTTGGGTGTcccccttgacacccgtcctcatatgaccctgactgttggtgtcccccatgacacccgtcctcatatgatcctggctgttggtgtcccccaatgacatccgtcctcacataaatctggctgttggtgtcatcttgacaccgtcctcatatgatcctggctgttggtgtcatcttgacacccgtcctattATGACCCTTTCATGAACGTCAAACaattaaacacaaacaaaatacatttaatgGAAGCGAGActtacaaaatataactaattttCTATACAATAAGGCCTGATAGTTGCATAGCCTATGCagtcaataaatataaaatgctACACATATTCACAAAtaagttaaaaatattttgctaATGGTATCGATGAGGAATTAGTTTTATCAGTGTTTTATAACCTGAAACATCAACGTTTGGAGCCTCAATCTCAcccaaacaaaaacataattattgaggaattgtgggtaaaataCACAcagtttaaataaaattatctaAGATTGCTACCCAGGTTACTCATTATTACTAAAATTATctttaaacataaatattttttccttctCCGTCTCCTCGGTCCCCAAAAGTCATATAAATGTATCATGAAAATAATTcgtgtatataaactataagaTATACGTTCAATGTTTTAACACTTGATTTACTATACCTACACACAAAATGAACCCTACGGCAATCAATATGCTCTTTACAAAAAATAATCCCATTTAGTTCAACCACCTCATTTTTATGTAAACACCCTGCATTAAAATGTACTTTCAATCCCTTCTGACATACACTGTGcctatatcaattatatatgtattgtgcATATATAGTCAATATAAAACCAGGTCGGAATATACTGCGATCGTATCCAGCCCGGCATTTCGAAGTTTCCTATCCTTTTAAAATATCTAGAGTAAATTACTTAGATTTCGCGAATACTTTATTTCGCGAATTTACCTCTTCGGACATATTCGCGAATGGAGTTCGCGAGATTCTAAAATCAATAACGGATAACTTGGACGCCGTTCCTAGGTATTATTTGCAAACAATCGcgaaggatttgaattcgcgatCGACATTCTTAGCAtgttaacgcgaaaataaatcccccGCGAAATAGAAGTGATATAGAGTATATCTTCAGAACTgaagaaaattaatttcttagaaataaaaaaaaataaaaagctATAAGCTTGATTTATTATGCAACATTTGCGTAACGTAATTATTACTTTAATCCATTTCAatgataaaatttgaaaaaaaagtatgcCGAATATATTACCCAGAGAAAATCGTCCGTCCCAAGAAAGACCAAAGATATTGCTGCAATATCTACAGTACAGTTTTAATTTCAGACTTAATATGAAGGTTTATAGGAAATATTTACTAAGCATTTCAACTGTCATTCGCCCGCTACCCATCTAAGAATGTGTATAGGCCATTAGACGGTAGCTTAACACCCCAgcttttgacctttgacctgtcgAGGCTAAGAAAGTCCTAATCATTAAGGTAAATTTAAATCTTCTTTCGGAAATGCGGCCATGTTATACAACTAAGCTCTATTGTAGGGACGTTACTCAGGACTgttcattttttgtattttaatataAACAGAGAAAATCTGGTATTTCCAACGTAAATATATAGTAGGTAGGAGGTATGGTACAAAACACACGCCACGGCATTATGTATAATAAACCGTCTTTTAAAGGGGCATTTCTACCTTTAAATAAAGTgtaggtcgtcaaaattaaacttactggaatatatgtatatttctcaagctgtaaaagttataatcttgaaattaatacggcagttttactgtcaagataaaccaaagttcttaaAGTCCTGAAAATTATTAATTCGACCCTATGTATCACTAATTACtgcaaagacatacggtatttgtatagaGTACGCCTTTTTTCTGTACTTATTGGCGTTAATTGCATTAcctgtaggcacaaacactcatagTATTATCGAACCAACCCCCTTTTAATACTAGTTGTACAGTAGAgcaaaataatgaattaaactgcatcaaagttatatttataaataaccCCATCCCGAGCAtgaaatacttttaaaaatcataaataataaaCTATTATCAATGGCAAATCATTAAAAAtctaataaaaacaaagaatgGCCTCAACCTACAACCTATAATATTTCCCTCTGTAATCTGAAGCTACTCTAAATATACGGATTCTAGTAATAAGCAAGATTCACAAAGCAAATTTCTGTTGTATAAGGACACAgtgaatcaaagggaaataactctgatAGGTCAGAATGAATCAGTGTCGCTAACGTTCATTACAGATATTTAAGTGGTTATTGTCCTTAAAAATTCGGGGTCAGATAGGGTGTTTTAGAGGTCATCGAattaaaaatactttaaaatggAGCTTATGgtataatgattttgttttgaatcaTTTGATGGGATATATTTTCCAAAAGCTGATTTTGAAATacttttttaatgaaaattaacatAATGATCTTGAATGATTATTATCACTATCTCTCTTGATTGGAAAGCCATATTGAGACAGGACCTTTTCATCGGATTTATGCACACggtaaacagatttttttttttttttttttttttttacattgtacTGAAATTCGGATTAGTGtcacattgaaaatgacattcatATATAGCTGCCATCTTGAATATCTTCTTTTACTGAATAGAAAGACGTGTATAATAAAGATGTTCTTCGCTGTAATTATAAACCGTGATTGGTTCAAGAGGCTGCAATAGCCctgtcggttagagcgccggccacaaTGATCTCAGATGAAAATTCGAAGTTCTTGGTTCGACGCGCCCTACCCATTTCTGTTTGTTTGTCTCGGGAAGCTGATtaacgggccggtctgtgctgtcgtggttgtgtccttgtgCAAGACACTCCATTTAGTTGCTCAGggtggcatgcgacgggcctcccgtatatTGTTCAGTTAGGTGGTcaacaactactacaaggagaccccacctcaaaatggcCCTGGTTGTTCACGGGACggtaaacccagcaaacaaacaaggTTCAGGATGGTTGCAATAATCAAGAAGCCGCcatgatgaaaaataaattatgaagCTATTTACCTGACTCCATGTTGGTGCAGAGACAAGAGAATAAAGCCGGATTCATAATTTGTTCAAACGAGTCCTTATTGCATTTAAAATGGCTGCCAACGCGACCATCTTGAAAAAGTTCCTGTCACtacttttatttcaaatcaatCCGTCCGGGATAGGACTTTATCTAACGAGCTCCATAATTGGGACACAGAAAAGCCATGGAATTGCCTATCTAAATTTCAGACATGCGTTGCGCTCAATAAAGTGGccatattgtaaatatttcgCTATCACTACTTCTCCTGAATGTATATGATGTCTGAGACGAGGCATTTACATGAGTAGGGCATTGTCCGTAATTGATCCATAAGAAAATATGAAACTGAACGATATTCATATTGATTACATTAATTAACCCCTTCTGAAGTAAACGTAATAATATTTTCTATTGATTTGAATTAACATTAAGCGGGTTGACGGTAGAAGAATGTAGACTAGTCCTATAGGAAACTCTCGTTTTATAACTGAAAGCAATTAATGCCTCTGAAATTACAAAAAGTAAAAGTATACCGCGTAGATATAATTTAATTCCACACAATTCTGTTATTTTAAGTGACAAGTAATCAAAACAAGATATGGCGACTTCAAATGACCCGGATGTAGCCACGGATGAAGACGCTTCGGAACCATTACCACTAAGCGAGATGTCATCCATGCCGAAACCTAGAAAAAGGTTTAGTCTGAAACCAGAGGATGGCGAGAAACCGTCTAGGACTTTGACGCAGGAGGAATTAGCAGGTATGAATGTTTGCCGAAAACAACATGCTAAGTTTGATGATCCGTCGTCATTCGGAACAACTCGGCCAATTCATCCTAATCGGGCGAGGGGTTCCGAATGGATCTACCGTAAATGTTCAGTCACTGTAAGCTTGCATTGCACTGTTGATTTACTTAGCGACACCTAGTGGACACGAATCATACAAGGGCAGGTAATCCATTTTCACATTATACGTGGTATTTTTCAATAGGAAACATTTACGTTGTCTTCCTTTCAAATATGATAGTAATCGGGGACCTTTTGTGATTTGACGGAAGAACCTGAAATGTTTAAGAATGTCAATGAAGTCATTTAACATATTTCCCCTAAATGcattcataaaatatatttaagcaATACTTAGTTATTGACCTCTTAATCAAATCGCAGCTAAAAATTGTTGACggaaatgatgacgtcatcaattttggtGTTTGTACATTTTAGAGATCCGAAGATCGTTCTCAATCATAGACGAAAACGGTGACGGGAAGATAACTCTGGAGGAACTCCAGGGCGCCGCCTACATTCTAGGGATTTACCCGACTGAGGAGGAGGCTCAGGAAATGTTGGAAGAGGCCGACCTTGACGGTAAATTATCTTTATCTTAGTTTGGGCCTTTATAGTCAGTGTCATAAACAACAATTAACTATGGCTCACAGGGACACGAATTTCTAACCCACGGTCCGTATGTATCTATTATACGGTAAGGACGGTGGATCAGGAATTCGTGTCAAGTCCCTATGCTCGGACCAGACATTCTGATGTAACAAAGCTTCACTTTTGCGATAGCTTTACAGTCGAATGGGGCTCAAAATTGGACGGGAGAACTGTTTATATGCTCGAAATTTAAGGTTTGTTAATTTGTCTTTTTGGGGCGAAAAAGACGAAATGTCACAAATCCGCAATCTAAAAAAAGTGCCACGAAAAACGATTTATAGTGATGTCGCTTTAAAGCTCGCTAATCGTTTTATCTAGGATTTATGTATCTTGGTATTTGATGAAAGTCATATGACATATGATAGGATTCTGTTATCACGTCAGAAGCTTTGCCTTACCCTATGGCAGATATCACGTCATTCGCGTCTCCCACTGTCAAGCTTCTCCCTATACTGACAGAGTGAAATGAAAGGAAACAACTCCGCATCATAGAGTAGTATAAGAggtatacatgcatatatattgatttaGCGCTATGGAGTCTTTAATATGAGAGGTTTTCGTTTTGGATTTACTCTcaaaatgttgttatatgtataatacacTGTAATTCGTATTATGTATGCCTCCAATGAAAAACTTTATTCGTTCACATTGCTCTGTTCGGTCGTAATTTTCGTTTTTATTCGTGCTTTCCAACGTCACGTTACATTAAGGCGAGGAAACGCTAATAAAGGACCGTACACGATGATAAACTTATTTATTGATGTATAGACTGAAAACCGAAGCGGTTCATGTAAAGAGTTTACTTCTGTTTTCGGTCTGTACATCGATAGACTATATTTATTATTGTGTTCAATTTCTCACCCTTCAACTCCAGACTGCAATTATGCCTTTATCACTGCCGCTTTGTCACCGGAAACTACCACGTCTAAAATAGTCCGAGTTTCCACTGACCCCGATACCGAATGTTAAACATCTTAACAGACAGAAATCCAATCCCCAATAAGACGAACTTTAATTCCATTATTTGAATAGGGACTTACCAAttcaaaatattgtaataatttataaattGTGATTGATACAGTATGGATATAACATATTGAAATTCATAAAGCATAAAATATCATCTATTCCAATTTCCGGTAGGTGATGGCAGTATTGACTTCGAAGAGTACAAGAATTTGATGATGTTCAACTACATTTCAATCGATATGGAGAAGGAAAGTATGATCACAGCCTTCCAGACGCTTGACAAGAACGGAGACGGCTTCATATCAATTGAAGAGCTCCAAAAGGCGTTAATGTTTAAAGACCCGTCGACACTTTATCCCGGAAGTGACGACGACGCTTGGAGAACTATTCTATTAGACGCCGACGAAAACGGCGACGGGAGGATAGACTATGTCGGTAACTATATATAAGGAACAGTGTTACGCATTTGTATGTAATAGTTATCATCCAGAGGGTTCTGATTTACTACGATTtctcttgttttttgttgtttttttttgtatgggtgtttttttttgttttttgtatttttattttgtatttgtttgttttgtaccgCAACCAAGAGTTAAATTTTAGCAGTTCCTGTTTAAAGTAAAGAGATAGCGACCCGCCAATGGGTCGTCCTTCGAAACCCAGCGGTAAATTCTTGATTAGTTATGCAATGCGTTAGATCCTTTctggtttgttttgatttttatttaaacatattttatttgcaaatatacaAATTGGATCAGACACAGGTTTAAAACTTATAATACGTTTTCTCCCGTAAAACATAAATGATAAGATAACCATGTGACAGCATATTGTTAAGAAACAAtgataaaaagattttaaaaaatacagtACCGGTATGTCTGTATAAAACGTATGTTCGTATGCAATAGTATTATATATGcattacattgtaattaaaatgAAACTCTATTTTTAACGTAAGGAGTATAAGAAATGTACAGGTGTTCATTCAGTACATATTATGACAGAAATAACCAATGTGTCAATTAGCATTatcctccaaaacctgacacgtccttaaatgaccctggcggttaatagggcattaaacaaaacaagccAAACCTATTATTTGATCAGATACGAAAAAACACCACTGTTTCTAATTCTGTTATTCCGAGTGCTGGTCTCCCTGCTTCTACGGATGCAGTCCACTGTGTCATTATATTACAACAATGCTAAGAATAAATGACTAATTTGGTACAAAATATATTAGTTAAAATGTTTAGTATGGCTAATAAAGTCTTGgacgaataaaaaaaaaaattgttctcGTTATTAGAGAGTGTGTCGGAATCAAACAGCAGCAAATCTGCagataattcatttaaatctaaAACATTCGTTTTTGTTTTAAGGCATTTTTAGAAGGGTCAAATGATGAACAGTCTAACAGATAATATTCTACGTTTTCTTTTGCATGTGAGCTTCTACACTGTGGTGACTGAATTAAATTAATTCGCTTAAGATCGGCATTTAAGGAACCGAGTCTTGTATGTAGAATATTTAACTTTCGATCACCAGAAGAAAAAAGCACAATCTCCTTTCAAAGAAATGTTACATCTAACTGTAGAAATAGTATTACAAGATCGTGTTTGGACATCAAGCTTATTCTAAAGCTTTATTGTATCCGGTATAAATGATCTTTCAAATAAAGTTAGtcttatttttgtataatataattaatttgatttctCAAATTATAATTGCTAACAGTGTGTACTGGTTTGGGCTTAATTTCGTGTAAGTAAGAAGCGATGAGGTTATTATAGATTTTGTAAAATAAGGCTCCGAGATTCTGTACGACTGCTTAATGTTCCCCATTAAGTCtcattatataaactttgtcGACTAATGAAAATAGGAAGACCAGTCACAATTCTGGTTGCCTATAACTGTATTTTCTCTAATTTATCAGAATGGACCCCATGACATTCACAAGCTTATTCGAAAAGGGGCCTTATGTAAACGATATATATTTCTGACAACGTGTCTCTAGTTAatgtaaatttcaattttccGTAATACTGATATGTGTTTTGAAGCTGATTTGACTCTATCATTTACATGCTAAGTCCATTCGCAATTTTT
This genomic interval carries:
- the LOC117332692 gene encoding calmodulin-like; translation: MATSNDPDVATDEDASEPLPLSEMSSMPKPRKRFSLKPEDGEKPSRTLTQEELAEIRRSFSIIDENGDGKITLEELQGAAYILGIYPTEEEAQEMLEEADLDGDGSIDFEEYKNLMMFNYISIDMEKESMITAFQTLDKNGDGFISIEELQKALMFKDPSTLYPGSDDDAWRTILLDADENGDGRIDYVEFVTSKLCSKIF